A single genomic interval of Rhizobium leguminosarum bv. trifolii WSM1325 harbors:
- a CDS encoding protein-L-isoaspartate(D-aspartate) O-methyltransferase (PFAM: protein-L-isoaspartate(D-aspartate) O-methyltransferase~KEGG: ret:RHE_CH01809 protein-L-isoaspartate O-methyltransferase protein) yields MDFEAARVKMVDTQVRTTDVTSHSVLTAFLTVPREAFVPEKAKLLAYIDNDVEISAAASGKPARFLMEASPLAKLLQLAAITKDDFVLEVGCGTGYTSALLSIVAGSVIALECDETLATEAKAQLAGYAKVEVVAGPLENGYAAGAPYDLIFINGAVEEVPAALLGQLRDGGRLITVEGYGNAARAKVFVAERGAISENVFFNASVKPLPGFAKAREFVF; encoded by the coding sequence ATGGATTTCGAAGCAGCTCGCGTAAAGATGGTCGATACCCAGGTTCGCACGACGGACGTTACCTCGCATTCCGTGCTGACGGCGTTTCTCACGGTGCCGCGTGAGGCTTTCGTTCCGGAGAAGGCGAAGCTGCTGGCTTACATCGACAACGATGTCGAGATCTCCGCAGCCGCATCGGGAAAGCCGGCCCGCTTCCTGATGGAAGCGTCGCCCCTCGCCAAGCTGTTGCAGCTGGCCGCGATCACCAAGGACGACTTCGTGCTCGAGGTTGGATGCGGCACGGGTTACACTTCGGCGCTGTTGTCGATCGTTGCCGGCTCCGTCATCGCGCTCGAATGCGACGAGACGCTGGCCACTGAAGCGAAGGCGCAACTTGCCGGCTACGCCAAGGTCGAGGTCGTGGCCGGCCCGCTCGAAAACGGCTACGCTGCCGGCGCTCCCTATGATCTGATCTTCATCAACGGCGCGGTCGAAGAGGTTCCGGCCGCCCTTCTCGGTCAATTGCGCGATGGTGGCCGTCTGATCACCGTCGAAGGTTACGGCAATGCCGCTCGCGCCAAGGTCTTCGTCGCCGAGCGCGGCGCCATTTCGGAAAACGTCTTCTTCAACGCCTCGGTCAAGCCGCTGCCGGGCTTCGCCAAGGCGCGCGAATTCGTTTTCTGA
- a CDS encoding valyl-tRNA synthetase (TIGRFAM: valyl-tRNA synthetase~KEGG: rec:RHECIAT_CH0001897 valyl-tRNA synthetase protein), which yields MLDKTYDSAAVEPKIAAKWDEADAFRAGANARPGAETFAIVIPPPNVTGSLHMGHALNNTLQDILVRFERMRGKDVLWQPGMDHAGIATQMVVERKLMEQQLPGRRDMGREAFIDKIWEWKAESGGLIFNQLKRLGASCDWSRERFTMDEGLSKAVIEVFVTLYKEGLIYKDNRLVNWDPKLLTAISDIEVEQHEVKGNLWHLRYPLEKGVTYQYPIAFDEEGKPTEFETRDYVVVATTRPETMLGDTGVAVNPKDERYQGIVGKHVILPIVGRRIPIVADDYADPAAGTGAVKITPAHDFNDFDVGKRAGLRVINIMTGDGTITIKDNEDFLEGLDNPAALHGAWDRLEGQDRFYARKVIVEIFEEAGLVDKIEPHKHMVPHGDRGGVPIEPRLTEQWYVDAKTLAEPAIASVREGRTKMVPKSWDKTYYEWMENIQPWCVSRQLWWGHQIPAWYGPDGQVFVEKTEEEALQAAIQHYLSHEGPMKAYVEDLLENFKPGEILTRDEDVLDTWFSSALWPFSTLGWPDETPELARYYPTNVLVTGFDIIFFWVARMMMMGLHLMKDEDGEPVEPFETVYVHALVRDKNGQKMSKSKGNVIDPLELIDEYGADALRFTLAIMAAQGRDVKLDPARIAGYRNFGTKLWNATRFAEMNGAKSDPHFVPEAAELTINRWILTELARTERDVTEALEAFRFNDAAGALYRFVWNEVCDWYLELLKPVFNGEDEGAKAEAQACSAYILEEIYKLLHPFMPFMTEELWAHTAGEGKERDTLVCHAEWPAPSYADDGAADEINWLIDLVSGIRSVRAEMNVPPSATAPLVVVKANNLTRERLFRHDAAIKRLARVEAISLADDAPKGAAQIVIAEATICLPLGNLIDLSAEKARLEKAIAKMEGEISRIDGKLSNEKFVANANPEVVEAERDRLEELKGQIASLGIALSRVSEAG from the coding sequence ATGCTCGACAAGACCTATGATTCCGCCGCCGTCGAACCGAAAATCGCCGCGAAATGGGATGAGGCGGACGCTTTCCGCGCCGGCGCGAACGCCAGACCGGGGGCCGAGACCTTCGCCATCGTGATCCCGCCGCCGAATGTCACCGGTTCGCTGCACATGGGGCACGCACTGAACAACACGCTGCAGGACATCCTGGTGCGCTTCGAGCGCATGCGCGGCAAGGACGTGCTCTGGCAGCCGGGCATGGACCACGCCGGCATCGCCACGCAGATGGTCGTCGAGCGCAAGCTGATGGAACAGCAACTGCCGGGCCGCCGCGACATGGGCCGCGAAGCCTTCATCGACAAGATTTGGGAGTGGAAGGCGGAATCGGGCGGCCTGATCTTCAACCAGCTGAAGCGTCTTGGTGCGTCATGCGATTGGTCGCGCGAACGTTTCACCATGGACGAGGGCCTGTCGAAGGCGGTTATCGAAGTTTTCGTCACGCTCTACAAGGAAGGTCTGATCTACAAGGACAATCGCCTGGTCAATTGGGATCCGAAGCTGCTGACGGCGATTTCCGATATCGAAGTCGAGCAGCACGAGGTCAAGGGCAATCTCTGGCACCTGCGCTATCCATTGGAAAAGGGCGTAACCTACCAATATCCGATTGCATTTGATGAGGAAGGCAAGCCGACCGAATTCGAGACGCGCGATTATGTGGTCGTCGCAACGACACGACCTGAGACCATGCTGGGCGATACCGGTGTTGCCGTCAATCCGAAGGACGAACGCTATCAGGGCATTGTCGGCAAGCATGTCATTCTGCCGATCGTCGGTCGCAGAATTCCGATCGTTGCCGACGATTATGCCGATCCGGCTGCCGGCACCGGCGCGGTGAAGATAACGCCCGCGCACGATTTCAACGACTTCGACGTCGGCAAGCGTGCAGGTCTTCGCGTCATCAATATCATGACCGGCGACGGCACGATCACCATCAAGGACAATGAGGACTTTCTCGAAGGTCTCGACAATCCGGCGGCGCTGCACGGCGCCTGGGACCGCCTGGAAGGGCAGGACCGCTTCTATGCGCGCAAGGTGATCGTCGAGATTTTCGAAGAGGCGGGCCTCGTCGACAAGATCGAGCCGCACAAGCATATGGTCCCGCACGGCGATCGCGGTGGCGTGCCGATCGAGCCGCGGCTGACCGAACAATGGTATGTCGATGCCAAGACGCTCGCCGAGCCGGCGATCGCCTCGGTCCGCGAGGGCCGCACCAAGATGGTGCCGAAGAGCTGGGACAAGACCTATTACGAATGGATGGAAAATATCCAGCCCTGGTGCGTCTCCCGCCAGCTCTGGTGGGGGCATCAGATTCCCGCCTGGTACGGCCCGGACGGCCAGGTCTTCGTCGAAAAGACCGAGGAAGAGGCGCTGCAGGCGGCGATCCAGCACTACCTCTCGCATGAGGGGCCGATGAAGGCCTATGTCGAGGACCTGCTCGAAAACTTCAAGCCGGGCGAAATCCTGACGCGTGACGAGGACGTGCTCGACACCTGGTTCTCCTCAGCACTCTGGCCTTTCTCGACGCTCGGCTGGCCGGACGAGACGCCGGAGCTGGCGCGTTATTACCCGACCAACGTTCTCGTCACCGGCTTCGACATCATCTTCTTCTGGGTCGCGCGCATGATGATGATGGGCCTGCACCTTATGAAGGATGAGGATGGCGAACCCGTCGAGCCCTTCGAGACCGTCTATGTCCACGCGCTGGTGCGCGACAAGAATGGGCAGAAGATGTCGAAATCGAAGGGCAACGTCATCGATCCCTTGGAACTGATCGACGAATACGGCGCCGACGCGCTGCGGTTCACCCTGGCGATCATGGCGGCGCAGGGCCGCGACGTGAAGCTCGATCCGGCCCGCATCGCCGGCTACCGCAATTTCGGCACCAAGCTCTGGAACGCCACACGCTTCGCCGAGATGAACGGCGCGAAGAGCGATCCGCATTTCGTGCCCGAAGCCGCCGAGCTCACCATCAACCGCTGGATCCTGACGGAACTTGCCCGTACGGAACGTGACGTTACGGAAGCGCTCGAAGCCTTCCGCTTCAATGATGCTGCCGGCGCGCTCTACCGCTTCGTTTGGAACGAGGTCTGCGACTGGTATCTCGAACTGTTGAAGCCGGTCTTCAATGGTGAGGACGAGGGCGCCAAGGCCGAAGCCCAGGCCTGCAGCGCTTATATTCTCGAAGAGATCTACAAGCTGCTGCATCCCTTCATGCCCTTCATGACCGAAGAGCTTTGGGCCCATACGGCAGGCGAAGGCAAAGAGCGCGACACATTGGTCTGCCACGCCGAATGGCCGGCGCCGTCCTACGCCGATGACGGGGCCGCCGACGAGATCAACTGGCTGATCGACCTCGTTTCCGGCATCCGCTCGGTGCGTGCTGAGATGAACGTGCCGCCATCGGCGACAGCCCCGCTCGTCGTCGTCAAGGCCAACAACCTGACGCGTGAAAGGCTGTTCCGCCACGACGCCGCCATCAAGCGCCTTGCGCGCGTCGAGGCGATATCGCTGGCTGACGATGCGCCGAAGGGTGCCGCTCAGATCGTCATCGCCGAGGCCACCATCTGCCTGCCGCTCGGCAATCTGATCGACCTTTCCGCCGAAAAGGCTCGTTTGGAAAAGGCGATTGCCAAGATGGAGGGCGAGATCTCCCGCATAGACGGCAAACTCTCCAACGAGAAGTTCGTCGCCAACGCCAATCCTGAAGTGGTCGAGGCCGAGCGCGATCGTCTCGAGGAACTGAAGGGGCAGATCGCAAGCCTGGGGATCGCTCTTTCCAGGGTAAGCGAAGCCGGGTAA
- a CDS encoding conserved hypothetical protein (KEGG: ret:RHE_CH01805 hypothetical protein) has protein sequence MNDRQETRGGEKRKARAVRFGIDHASGRLMLGSFSIGMPRSRIARMALGMALIFCGVLGFLPILGFWMLPLGFLVLSHDLPFARRLRRRLAVWWHRRRKPGG, from the coding sequence GTGAACGATCGTCAGGAGACGAGAGGCGGCGAGAAGCGCAAGGCTCGGGCGGTGCGCTTCGGCATCGATCATGCAAGCGGCAGGCTTATGCTCGGCTCTTTCAGCATCGGCATGCCACGCTCGCGCATCGCGCGGATGGCGCTTGGCATGGCCCTCATTTTCTGCGGCGTGTTGGGTTTCCTGCCCATCCTCGGCTTCTGGATGCTGCCGCTCGGCTTCCTCGTGCTCTCGCACGATCTGCCGTTCGCGCGCCGGCTTCGGCGACGGCTGGCGGTCTGGTGGCACAGGCGGCGAAAACCGGGTGGCTGA
- a CDS encoding conserved hypothetical protein (KEGG: ret:RHE_CH01807 hypothetical protein), whose translation MDWAALKSKRVRAAYDAETRDLHVKFPGSPPVKHADIPPHVHQNLLETDDPYFYYQYYIAPSRVSPGPRQPASVASYAVKLVLLLAACSLLMTTGLDPDHGGTFEESELRSN comes from the coding sequence ATGGATTGGGCTGCCCTCAAATCGAAGCGCGTGCGTGCAGCATACGACGCCGAAACCCGGGATCTGCATGTAAAATTCCCTGGTTCTCCGCCGGTGAAACATGCGGATATTCCGCCGCACGTCCACCAGAACCTGCTGGAAACGGACGATCCTTACTTCTATTACCAGTACTATATAGCGCCGTCTCGCGTATCACCGGGCCCTCGACAACCGGCCTCCGTGGCGTCCTACGCAGTGAAGCTCGTCCTTCTCCTTGCCGCCTGCAGCCTGCTGATGACGACCGGCCTCGATCCGGACCACGGCGGAACTTTCGAGGAAAGCGAACTCAGATCCAACTAG
- a CDS encoding membrane protein involved in aromatic hydrocarbon degradation (PFAM: membrane protein involved in aromatic hydrocarbon degradation~KEGG: rec:RHECIAT_CH0001898 probable outer membrane protein) → MASRRFSKGITSLVLLSSLASPSFAGGLERGGYNIDLLFDNSRFAVQSGATYVMPQRKLKNVKDTDATDGLGTNGIGGGSTTADDTEDYWVPYLGVKVGLGDSIDCMGDFSTPFGAHTNPGADWLGVNDNIETKISTRNYGATCSYRFDMGPGQLRLIGGGFYQTVDGFKTRLVAPITGAAALVYDGTGRLDLADQAMGWRAGIAYEIEEYAFRASLVYNSKVKYDDLTGTVDLTEVPKAVSPTNPYLGVVTPVYGSAEAPDSVELKLQSGIAPDWLAFGSVKWTNWSVLQSIAFCPKATKGVVACSASSQLTSLDLFYRDGWTVSGGVGHKFNEQWAGALSLTWDRGTSQGYGAQTDTWTLGAGVSYTPVENVEWRLAGALGIMTGGESGTYVYNGRTYGNDVSYSFGDDLLAALSTSVKVKF, encoded by the coding sequence ATGGCATCTCGTAGGTTTTCCAAGGGCATAACATCGCTCGTTCTTCTTTCGTCGCTTGCATCGCCGTCCTTCGCCGGTGGTCTGGAGCGCGGCGGATATAATATCGACCTTCTCTTCGACAATTCGAGGTTCGCCGTCCAGTCCGGCGCGACCTATGTCATGCCACAGCGCAAGCTGAAAAACGTCAAGGACACCGATGCCACCGATGGCCTCGGCACCAACGGCATTGGCGGCGGCTCGACCACGGCGGATGATACCGAGGATTACTGGGTCCCCTATCTCGGGGTGAAGGTTGGTCTCGGCGACTCCATCGACTGCATGGGCGATTTTTCGACACCCTTCGGTGCACATACCAATCCCGGCGCTGACTGGCTGGGCGTCAACGACAACATCGAAACCAAGATCAGCACCCGCAACTACGGCGCCACCTGCTCCTATCGTTTCGATATGGGCCCCGGCCAGCTCCGCCTGATCGGCGGCGGCTTCTATCAGACGGTCGATGGTTTCAAGACACGCCTCGTCGCGCCGATCACAGGGGCGGCCGCGCTGGTCTATGACGGCACCGGTCGTCTCGACCTTGCCGACCAGGCCATGGGATGGCGGGCGGGCATCGCCTACGAAATCGAGGAATATGCCTTCCGCGCCAGCCTGGTCTATAACAGCAAGGTCAAGTATGACGATCTCACCGGCACGGTCGACCTGACAGAGGTGCCGAAGGCCGTCAGTCCCACCAATCCCTACCTCGGCGTCGTGACGCCGGTCTACGGCTCGGCCGAGGCGCCGGATTCCGTCGAGCTCAAGTTGCAGAGCGGCATTGCGCCCGATTGGCTCGCCTTCGGTTCGGTCAAGTGGACGAACTGGAGCGTGCTGCAGTCGATCGCCTTCTGCCCGAAGGCCACTAAGGGCGTCGTCGCCTGCTCCGCCAGCAGCCAGCTCACCTCGCTCGATCTCTTCTATCGCGACGGTTGGACGGTCAGCGGCGGCGTCGGCCACAAATTCAACGAGCAATGGGCCGGCGCCCTCAGCCTGACTTGGGATCGCGGCACGAGCCAGGGCTACGGCGCCCAGACCGACACATGGACGCTCGGTGCAGGTGTTTCTTATACCCCGGTGGAGAATGTCGAATGGCGTCTGGCCGGCGCGCTCGGCATCATGACCGGCGGAGAATCCGGCACCTACGTCTATAATGGCCGGACCTACGGCAACGACGTCTCCTATTCCTTTGGCGACGATCTGCTTGCAGCCCTTTCCACCAGCGTAAAGGTCAAGTTCTGA
- a CDS encoding conserved hypothetical protein (KEGG: ret:RHE_CH01798 hypothetical protein) codes for MSVSMTGSGEIATPVESSKSAMTWGPIFGGAAAAIGVTLILLLLGSGVGLTMVSPWSGQSSSLGTVGVTAAIWLVVVQWLSSGLGGYITGRLRTKWAAVHTDEVFFRDTAHGFISWALATIFVAGFLASSLTSLAGAGAQAVGSAATAAGTAASSAASTADLPTAYFTDALLRPEQARAGATSDDTAATAEVSRILLNGAAAGQIPDDDKAYLATIVSARTGLSEADARTRVDTVLKRIDDAKVAAQKAADEARKAASTTALLGALSLLIGAFIAAAAAAFGGSQRDEEEDLLVTPRI; via the coding sequence ATGTCGGTTTCAATGACAGGTTCCGGAGAGATTGCTACTCCGGTCGAATCCTCCAAATCCGCCATGACATGGGGGCCTATCTTCGGAGGCGCCGCTGCTGCCATCGGAGTGACCCTCATTCTTTTGCTGCTTGGATCCGGGGTTGGGTTGACGATGGTGTCGCCTTGGTCGGGGCAAAGCAGTTCGCTCGGCACGGTCGGGGTCACGGCGGCGATCTGGCTCGTTGTCGTCCAATGGCTCTCCTCAGGGCTCGGTGGCTATATCACCGGCCGGCTGCGCACGAAGTGGGCAGCTGTCCATACGGACGAAGTGTTCTTCCGTGACACCGCGCATGGCTTCATCAGCTGGGCGCTGGCGACGATCTTCGTTGCCGGCTTTCTAGCCTCGTCGCTGACCTCGCTTGCCGGTGCAGGCGCACAAGCCGTGGGTTCGGCGGCCACCGCCGCAGGTACGGCGGCGTCCTCGGCGGCATCGACCGCGGATCTGCCCACCGCCTATTTTACCGACGCTTTGCTGCGTCCTGAACAGGCCCGTGCTGGAGCAACATCCGATGATACCGCAGCAACAGCAGAAGTCTCCCGCATCCTCCTCAACGGTGCGGCCGCGGGCCAGATCCCGGATGACGACAAGGCCTATCTTGCCACCATCGTCTCTGCTCGCACCGGTCTTTCCGAGGCCGATGCGCGCACCCGCGTCGACACTGTGCTGAAGCGCATCGACGACGCCAAGGTCGCCGCCCAGAAAGCCGCCGATGAGGCACGCAAGGCTGCCTCCACCACGGCATTGCTCGGCGCGTTGTCACTTCTGATCGGGGCTTTCATCGCTGCCGCCGCAGCAGCGTTTGGCGGGTCGCAACGCGACGAAGAGGAAGACCTCCTCGTCACGCCCCGGATCTAA
- a CDS encoding conserved hypothetical protein (KEGG: rec:RHECIAT_CH0001896 hypothetical protein) — protein MAQPSVAREPSMEEILASIRQIIESNEPGAGKAISASLPPVYGADEDDNGSEIHLTVDDTYAGVEFPEPVMRSSDPRFVAANSAGTAPEAEVPARAMSLADVAARVRAASERSAVQAGQALREIPSGFRQPEPQPSVMPEPPRTAAPQPQPAQPVFPNAAAPVQHVAIQQPAEPVFTETQRVAVAEPAPAVETTLPAMEPAQSSTDRFLPSVMDEAQPTLLSEDAGLQISRSFEELAAAIDGAERRSLDEIAEDMLRPMLREWLDDNLPTLVERLVREEIERVARGPRR, from the coding sequence ATGGCTCAGCCAAGCGTAGCGCGTGAACCGTCCATGGAAGAAATTCTGGCCTCCATCCGCCAGATCATCGAAAGCAATGAGCCCGGCGCCGGCAAGGCGATTTCCGCGTCCCTGCCGCCGGTCTACGGCGCCGACGAGGATGACAACGGCTCCGAAATTCATCTGACGGTCGACGATACCTATGCCGGCGTGGAATTCCCCGAACCGGTCATGCGCTCCTCCGATCCGCGTTTCGTCGCCGCCAATTCGGCCGGCACCGCCCCCGAAGCAGAAGTGCCGGCCCGTGCTATGTCGCTGGCCGATGTCGCCGCCCGCGTGCGCGCCGCCTCCGAGCGCAGCGCCGTGCAGGCCGGTCAAGCTTTGCGCGAAATTCCGAGCGGCTTCCGTCAGCCCGAACCGCAGCCTTCCGTGATGCCGGAACCGCCGCGCACCGCGGCACCGCAACCGCAGCCGGCACAGCCTGTTTTCCCGAATGCCGCAGCGCCCGTTCAGCATGTTGCGATCCAGCAGCCGGCCGAGCCGGTGTTTACGGAAACGCAAAGGGTCGCCGTCGCCGAGCCTGCGCCTGCCGTCGAAACAACGCTGCCGGCCATGGAACCCGCTCAGTCTTCGACCGACCGTTTCCTGCCAAGCGTCATGGACGAGGCCCAGCCGACGCTGCTTTCGGAGGATGCCGGCCTGCAGATCAGCCGCTCCTTCGAAGAGCTCGCCGCCGCGATCGACGGTGCCGAGCGCCGCTCGCTGGACGAGATCGCAGAGGACATGCTGCGCCCGATGCTGCGCGAATGGCTTGATGATAATCTGCCGACACTGGTCGAGCGGTTGGTGCGCGAAGAAATTGAGCGCGTGGCGCGCGGCCCGCGCCGCTGA
- a CDS encoding hypothetical protein (KEGG: rec:RHECIAT_CH0001892 hypothetical protein), producing the protein MKVSFVVVLSAAALLSGVSAEAQVDSGGFDARGICRRPEGCVVDHGQGGSYNGPRNYRNFNGRNERDGRNDRERDNRRYRSQNRSENFDAGTSRLVAGLEIGLQIRV; encoded by the coding sequence ATGAAGGTATCTTTTGTTGTCGTCCTGTCGGCAGCGGCGCTTCTCTCAGGCGTTTCCGCCGAGGCCCAAGTAGACAGCGGCGGTTTTGACGCTCGCGGCATCTGTCGCCGTCCTGAAGGCTGCGTGGTCGACCACGGTCAAGGCGGCAGCTACAACGGGCCACGTAACTATCGCAATTTCAACGGCCGGAATGAGCGCGATGGGAGGAACGACCGCGAGCGGGATAATCGGCGCTACCGTTCTCAGAACAGGAGCGAGAATTTCGACGCCGGAACCAGCCGCCTTGTCGCAGGCCTTGAGATTGGGCTGCAAATTCGCGTCTAG
- a CDS encoding Catalase (PFAM: Catalase domain protein~KEGG: smd:Smed_4123 catalase): protein MAKKTSQTSPSDNATIHDQKLHRGAGGELHQFAEDGMPVLTTAQGGPVSDDQNTLRVGARGPALIDDFHFREKIFHFDHERIPERVVHARGYGAHGYFETYESLAAYSRADLFQRPGEKTPAFVRFSTVAGSKGSFDLARDVRGFAVKIYTQQGNWDLVGNNIPVFFIQDAIKFPDVIHSVKPEPDKGFPQAQSAHDNFWDFITLTPESMHMIMWVMSDRAIPRSFRFMEGFGVHTFRFVNAADESTFVKFHWKPKLGLQSVAWNEAVKINGADPDFHRRDLWQSIQSGAFPEWELCVQLFDQDFADTFDFDILDPTKLIPEEILPVKPIGRLVLDRMPENFFAETEQVAFMTQNVPPGIDFSNDPLLQGRNFSYLDTQLKRLGGPNFTHLPINAPKCPFHNFQQDGHMAMRNPVGRVNYQPNSWNQGPRESPVQGYRHFQAEEQGPKVRLRPESFADHYSQARQFYISQTPPEQRHIAAALIFELSKVETPVVRERMVSHLLNIDETLASKVGHALGFKSMPKPADAAMPTRQDLEPSPALSIIERGPKRFEGRKLGILVSDGTDAAIFKALLAEITEQKATFKVIAPKIGGVTLSDDNWIEAHQMIDGGPSVLYDAVALLPSAEGTGDLLKEATARDFVADAFVHCKFIGYVETALPLMQKAGIADSLDEGVIALGAAKDVTAFIKALGKLRVWGREPSVKLN, encoded by the coding sequence ATGGCCAAAAAGACCTCCCAAACCTCGCCCTCGGACAACGCAACGATCCACGATCAGAAACTGCACCGGGGTGCAGGCGGCGAGCTTCATCAGTTTGCCGAAGACGGGATGCCGGTTCTGACCACAGCGCAAGGCGGTCCGGTTTCCGACGATCAGAATACGCTTCGCGTTGGCGCCCGCGGCCCCGCGCTCATCGATGACTTCCATTTCCGCGAGAAGATCTTTCATTTCGACCACGAGCGCATTCCCGAGCGGGTCGTGCATGCGCGCGGTTACGGCGCCCATGGCTACTTCGAAACATATGAATCCCTGGCCGCCTATAGCCGGGCCGATCTTTTCCAGCGGCCCGGCGAAAAGACGCCGGCTTTCGTCCGGTTTTCGACCGTTGCCGGCAGCAAGGGTTCCTTCGATCTGGCGCGCGACGTGCGCGGTTTCGCCGTGAAGATTTACACCCAGCAGGGGAATTGGGACCTGGTCGGCAATAATATCCCGGTTTTCTTCATTCAGGACGCGATCAAATTTCCCGACGTCATCCATTCCGTAAAGCCGGAGCCCGACAAGGGATTCCCGCAGGCGCAGTCGGCGCATGACAATTTCTGGGACTTCATTACGCTGACGCCCGAAAGCATGCACATGATCATGTGGGTGATGTCGGACCGCGCCATTCCGCGCTCGTTCCGTTTCATGGAGGGTTTTGGCGTTCACACCTTCCGCTTCGTCAACGCGGCTGACGAATCGACCTTCGTCAAATTTCACTGGAAACCGAAACTCGGCCTGCAGTCCGTCGCCTGGAACGAGGCAGTCAAGATCAATGGGGCCGATCCGGATTTCCATCGACGCGACCTCTGGCAGTCGATCCAGTCGGGAGCCTTCCCGGAATGGGAGCTCTGTGTACAGCTTTTCGATCAGGACTTCGCCGACACGTTCGACTTCGACATCCTCGATCCGACGAAGCTCATTCCCGAGGAGATCCTTCCGGTCAAACCGATCGGCCGTCTCGTGCTCGACCGAATGCCCGAGAATTTCTTTGCGGAGACCGAGCAGGTCGCGTTCATGACGCAGAACGTTCCCCCCGGCATCGACTTCAGCAATGATCCGCTGCTGCAGGGACGAAACTTCTCCTATCTCGATACGCAGTTGAAACGTCTGGGCGGTCCGAATTTCACCCATCTGCCGATCAACGCGCCGAAGTGTCCCTTCCATAATTTTCAGCAGGATGGCCATATGGCGATGCGCAATCCTGTTGGGCGCGTCAATTACCAGCCGAATTCCTGGAATCAGGGGCCGCGGGAATCGCCGGTTCAGGGCTATCGCCACTTCCAGGCCGAAGAACAGGGTCCCAAGGTTCGGCTGCGGCCGGAAAGCTTTGCCGATCATTACAGCCAGGCCCGGCAGTTCTACATTAGCCAGACTCCGCCGGAACAACGCCATATCGCCGCGGCGCTGATCTTCGAACTGAGCAAGGTCGAAACGCCGGTCGTTCGTGAGCGTATGGTCTCGCATCTCTTGAACATCGACGAGACGCTGGCCAGCAAGGTCGGCCACGCCCTCGGCTTCAAATCGATGCCGAAGCCTGCCGATGCAGCCATGCCGACGAGGCAGGATCTCGAGCCGTCGCCGGCGCTCAGCATCATAGAGCGCGGTCCGAAGCGGTTCGAAGGACGCAAGCTCGGCATTCTTGTCAGCGATGGCACCGATGCCGCTATCTTCAAGGCGCTGCTTGCCGAGATCACCGAGCAGAAGGCAACATTCAAAGTGATCGCGCCAAAGATCGGCGGCGTGACGCTCTCGGACGACAACTGGATCGAGGCGCATCAGATGATCGACGGCGGACCTTCGGTGCTTTACGACGCCGTCGCCCTCCTCCCCTCAGCCGAGGGAACCGGCGATCTGCTGAAGGAGGCTACGGCCCGCGATTTCGTGGCAGATGC